One segment of Candidatus Ozemobacteraceae bacterium DNA contains the following:
- a CDS encoding 2-hydroxyacyl-CoA dehydratase yields the protein MTGILPFPSDAYGITSSIPIEVPLAAGRRVLDLNNRFVLAAGALEYVRKAETAGYPRTCCAWIRGLYGFIRTAGVRRVIFVTGGDCSNTHAMMETLGEELDELQTFAYPPARDRTGLSNEIDRFCGAFGVSRGAAEEVGMRLAPIRASLAELDRMTWEDGLVTGEENFQWLVSSSDFDGDPALFAMRLETFLNQAKRRSPLPAGPRLGVLGVPPIQSDLLAFAEKLGARIVFNEIPRQFALMGPATDLATRYLEFTYPYGAQPRMEDIAAETARRRIDGLIHYTQAFCHRQIHDILLRRKLGIPILTIEGDAPGPCDARTRLRVESFIEILQERRS from the coding sequence ATGACCGGCATCCTCCCGTTCCCGTCCGACGCCTACGGCATCACCTCGTCGATACCGATCGAGGTGCCGCTCGCCGCGGGCCGCCGTGTGCTCGACCTGAACAATCGGTTCGTGCTAGCGGCGGGGGCCCTCGAGTATGTCCGCAAGGCCGAAACCGCCGGCTATCCCAGGACCTGCTGCGCCTGGATTCGCGGTTTGTATGGGTTCATCAGAACGGCCGGCGTCAGGCGCGTCATCTTCGTCACGGGCGGCGACTGTTCCAACACGCACGCAATGATGGAAACGCTCGGCGAGGAGCTCGACGAGCTGCAGACGTTCGCCTACCCGCCCGCCCGCGACCGGACCGGGCTGTCGAACGAAATCGACAGGTTCTGCGGAGCATTCGGCGTTTCCCGTGGGGCGGCCGAGGAGGTGGGGATGCGCCTGGCCCCGATCAGGGCATCTCTCGCTGAACTGGACCGCATGACGTGGGAGGACGGCCTCGTGACAGGGGAGGAAAACTTCCAGTGGCTGGTTTCCTCGTCGGATTTCGATGGAGACCCGGCACTCTTCGCGATGCGACTCGAAACGTTTCTGAACCAGGCTAAGCGCCGCTCTCCGCTTCCCGCCGGACCTCGGCTCGGCGTGCTCGGCGTGCCGCCCATCCAATCCGACCTGCTCGCTTTCGCCGAGAAGCTCGGCGCGAGAATCGTCTTCAACGAAATTCCCCGCCAGTTCGCCCTGATGGGCCCGGCAACCGATCTCGCCACGCGGTATCTCGAATTCACCTATCCGTACGGCGCCCAGCCGCGGATGGAGGATATCGCCGCCGAAACGGCACGCAGGCGGATCGACGGGTTGATTCATTACACGCAGGCTTTCTGCCACAGGCAGATCCATGATATCCTGCTGCGACGGAAGCTCGGCATCCCGATTCTCACGATCGAAGGCGATGCCCCGGGCCCCTGCGATGCCCGAACCCGTCTGCGCGTCGAGAGCTTCATAGAAATCCTTCAGGAACGGCGTTCATGA